ACGGAGGTTCCAACCTCCAGGGAACCATTCAGATCGGTACGGGTAACTATGCCGTTACCTCTCAGAACAGCGCGAGCGCACTGACGAATACGTCGGTCACCGCGCAGTTCGGCTATCGAAACATGGCCGTTACGGTCCAGCACTGAGTGAGCCGACGGAGGAGGCGAGAGCAAATGTCCGCCTCCTCCTTCAAAGCGACTGAGCCAGTCCCATGCGCTGGAATCGATTGCGGGCGATCAGCGCTCACCTTGCTGCTGAAGGCTTTCTTCCTTTCGATCTTGCTGTTCTCATGCATCGTTCCGGCCTCATCGCAGGCCGGTGTCGAGTGCTTGATAAAGACAGACAGGAAGGAACAGTTTCTCGTCGTGCAGGCCATCGCAAGATCCGAGGGAGCGGTGTCCGGGAGATACAGGCTGGTTCTCGTCAAGCATAGCGCCGCAGGCACGAGCCAGAGCATTCAGCAGGGCAATTTTGCCTTGCGGCCCGATTCGGACGGTCTTCTCGCCACGACGGTGGTCGATGCGTCGGACCAGGTAGAACTGACTGCAAGACTATTGATCGAAACCGATCGAGGTACATCACAATGCGGATTACCAGAATGAAATGCCCGAACGGTTCGAAACGCGCGCTAGAGCATTTCCGTTTTAAACGGAGTCACGGAAATGCTCTATCACTTTGTTTTTACGCAGTTCCGGACGCAAAACCGCTTCGCACTTTTGCTGGAACTGCTCTAGGCGCTGTTGTCGCGTTGATTGCTTTGACGGCCGCGGAATGCCGGGCCGAAACCGCATATGTGGCCCAGATCCCGGCCAATGTGACGACGAGCGTGCCGTTCAGCGGCGTGATGCCCCAGCAGCCGCCGCAGCAATATCACCATTCGCCGAATTATGCTTCGGCCGGCATCGTTGGCTTGCCTGAGGGCCCCGTCGCGACGCACGGCAACAACCTGGCGCAGACGCTGGAAATAGGCATGCGCAACAGCGTGTATCATCTTCAGTCCGGAGGTGGTAATACTTCGACTGCGGGAATTATCGGGAATTATGGCAATATAAATGTGCTACAAGCAGGAAATAATCTCAGATCAAACGTCGTACTGCTGAATGGAGCGGGTTTGAGCGTAAGCGTCCTTCAGCCTGCCGGTTCCGCGCCGGTCAATGTCCTGATCGCGCGGTTGCCGGGTGGTGGTTTGCTTATCAAGCGTTGAGCGGCGCAGCCGCGTCCGGAAACAAGGGAGAGGAATGGCAATGATGATACGTGTAACGATGGTCGCGGTTGGTTTGTCTGCCGTTATGGCAGTGCCGGCTTTGGCGGGGCAATTGGTCTACCAGCCAACCAACCCGACATTCGGCGGCAACCCGTTGAATGGCTCATTCCTGCTATCGACGGCGCAGACACAAGGCGATGGTGTCAAGTCCGGCCAGCAACAGACGCCGGATCTCTCAGGTCTCAACAATGCGCTGGGTAATCTCGGAAACGTCAATCAGGGTACGGGTTCAACCGGAACGTCTCCGATCATCGTGATTGGAAACGGCCAGGTGCCGACCAATCCTTGAACGAAATTGGTTGCGTAACAATTCAGTTCTGTTGGGAGCGATTTATTCGAGCGGCGATGTCACGTATCGGTTTTCCCGTTGTAGCCATTTTGTGCGGATTAGGTTTAGGCGGCTGCGCTGCTGCAGGCAGCAGTCTTGATCCGATGAGTACTCCAGCGACACTGATGCCCTCGACGAAGACGGGGGTGGCGCTGGAAAGCCTGCCACGGCCCAGGCAAAAGCTCGATGTGGCCGTTTACTCGTTTCCCGATCTTACGGGGCAAAACAAGCCCAATGAGAACTTCGCCGAGTATTCCCGCGCTTTGACGCAGGGCGGCGCGCAACTGTTGACCGACGTCCTGACCAGGGCGGGCAACGGCGATTGGTTCAGCGTCGTCGAGCGTACCGACCTGCAGTCGCTTCTGCAGGAGCGGCAGATCATCCAGAATACGCGGGCCGCCGTCTATGGCGGGAAGGCTGGCGGCATACCGCCGCTTCGCTTCGCCGGCGTCCTGCTCGACGGCGGCGTCATAGGCTATGATTCCAATGAAACGACCGGCGGCCTCGGCGCCAATTACCTTGGGATCGGAGGAAATACTCAATACCGCAAGGATATCGTGACCGTATCGCTGCGTGCGGTGAGTGTCAGCACGGGTCGCGTGCTTGCATCCGTGAGCACGACCAAGACCATCTATTCCGTTCAGGTGCAGGGCTCGGCGTTCCGTTTCGTCGGCGTCGATCAGCTGCTGCAGATCGAAGGCGGCATTACACGAAATGCGCCGACGACGCTGGGGGTCCAGGAAGGCATACAGCTCGCGGTCTATTCGCTGATCTTCGAAGGTGTGAAGAACGGGCTTTGGGAATTCCAGGATGCCGCGGCTGGAGCCGCGTTCATGCGGTATCTGGAGCAACATCAAAGAGCGATGACGTACAAGCTCGACGCGAATGGCCGCCCGATCGCGCCGGCAATCGATCCCGCCGCGGTCAGCGCTGCGCAACCGGCTGCCGAGGCGGTATCAAGGCCTGCCGCGATCACGAGCAAGCCGACGAATTCGTGATTGCTACCGGCGCCGCATCATTTCTTCCGGCAGAATTCGGATTGGGCGTTGTCGGGTCCGCAGGTTGCGGCTCCGCCCTGCGCATTTCCGCTTTGGCCTGGCTTGGCTGCGGTCTTGGCGGTCGTTCCTTTTTCGAGAGTGCCGCTCTTCTTGATGGGAACACGCCCATTGACCTGCGGAATACGGGTTTCTGAAAATCCGGAACGCCGAATGATGGACTGGTCCGTGGCAAAGGCGTTCATCGAACCGAGCGCGCCCGCAACCAGCATGATGGCTGTGGCCGCAATGACTTTATTGGGGTTTACCATTTCGATGCTGCTCCTGGATCATGGCTGTGAGCCGAGATTGAGCCATTGGCCTTGGACATGCCGCCCACGAAATTTCAACGGAATGCCTGCTTTTCGGTTCCGTATTCACCGGGGGTTCCTTCATTGGCATCGTTCTGGCTTGCAGCCTTGGGGCTCCGGTCTGGCGCTGTTAGGCCGACCTGTCATCGCCATGCCGTCAATGTCCCACAGTGCCTGGCCCCACCGTCGGCAGGCGATTGTCCGCAGGCCCAGGCGCGGATCGCTCCGTAACGCCTGTGCCTACGCTCGGAAAGATGCTGTTTGCCAAGAGGGCAGGCGGCCGCGCTCGCGGTTGCTGCCTTGGTCTATGCGAGAGCTTCCGGTTGTCGGCTGGCGGCGGCGTTGCGGGCACGACGGAAGTCTCCGGCAGCTGCTCGACGAACGCGGGATTCGTTTCCAGGGGAGGTGCCTGCTGCAGATAGCTTTCGCCAAATACAGCGCTCTCGCTCAGTGCCAGCAACACGATCAGAGCATGGTTTGCAATGATCATTGGCGCCATCTGAATTACTCCCTTGGAGGTATATTCAAATATAAAACTCAAATTCCCTTGCATTTCCGCAAGGAAATTGAATCAATATAATATTGATCTCTATTAAACTGCAATTTCCCCGCGATTTATTCGACATTATTGTTCATTT
Above is a genomic segment from Rhizobium sp. CCGE531 containing:
- a CDS encoding curli assembly protein CsgF; this translates as MMIRVTMVAVGLSAVMAVPALAGQLVYQPTNPTFGGNPLNGSFLLSTAQTQGDGVKSGQQQTPDLSGLNNALGNLGNVNQGTGSTGTSPIIVIGNGQVPTNP
- a CDS encoding CsgG/HfaB family protein gives rise to the protein MSTPATLMPSTKTGVALESLPRPRQKLDVAVYSFPDLTGQNKPNENFAEYSRALTQGGAQLLTDVLTRAGNGDWFSVVERTDLQSLLQERQIIQNTRAAVYGGKAGGIPPLRFAGVLLDGGVIGYDSNETTGGLGANYLGIGGNTQYRKDIVTVSLRAVSVSTGRVLASVSTTKTIYSVQVQGSAFRFVGVDQLLQIEGGITRNAPTTLGVQEGIQLAVYSLIFEGVKNGLWEFQDAAAGAAFMRYLEQHQRAMTYKLDANGRPIAPAIDPAAVSAAQPAAEAVSRPAAITSKPTNS
- the csgH gene encoding curli-like amyloid fiber formation chaperone CsgH; amino-acid sequence: MLLKAFFLSILLFSCIVPASSQAGVECLIKTDRKEQFLVVQAIARSEGAVSGRYRLVLVKHSAAGTSQSIQQGNFALRPDSDGLLATTVVDASDQVELTARLLIETDRGTSQCGLPE